The proteins below come from a single Psychrobacter sp. FDAARGOS_221 genomic window:
- the yihA gene encoding ribosome biogenesis GTP-binding protein YihA/YsxC: MSTAPKSKKKAKAPEYVAPESATDLSHLSARKRLEQTEFLMSAPTFKLCPPDVGYEVAFAGRSNAGKSSAINVLTNQRQLARSSKTPGRTQMINFFTIGNEQTRLVDLPGYGYAAVPEKMKLVWQTELEEYLVSRESLSGLVLLMDSRHPLKFFDEQMLLWAKDGELPVHVLLTKADKFKYGPAKNILLKTKRELEKLDLPFSIQLFSALKKEGVDELAEVMGRWLHIEEPTDSNKDTDTGSAE; encoded by the coding sequence ATGAGTACCGCACCAAAATCGAAGAAAAAAGCCAAAGCACCAGAGTATGTTGCGCCAGAGTCAGCTACAGATTTATCGCATCTGTCTGCTAGAAAACGCTTAGAGCAAACTGAGTTTTTGATGTCTGCTCCGACCTTTAAACTGTGCCCGCCAGACGTGGGATATGAAGTGGCCTTTGCTGGACGTTCTAATGCCGGTAAGTCTTCTGCTATTAATGTATTGACCAATCAACGTCAACTGGCACGCTCGTCGAAGACACCAGGGCGCACGCAAATGATCAACTTTTTTACCATTGGTAATGAACAGACCCGTTTGGTCGATTTACCTGGTTATGGCTATGCGGCAGTGCCAGAAAAAATGAAACTGGTTTGGCAAACTGAGTTAGAAGAATACTTGGTGTCGCGTGAAAGTCTATCGGGCTTGGTGCTATTAATGGACAGTCGCCATCCGTTAAAGTTCTTTGACGAGCAGATGCTATTATGGGCAAAAGATGGTGAGCTACCGGTTCACGTGCTATTGACCAAAGCGGATAAATTCAAATACGGACCAGCCAAAAATATTTTGCTAAAGACCAAACGTGAGTTAGAAAAACTGGACCTACCCTTTAGTATCCAACTGTTTTCGGCATTGAAAAAAGAAGGTGTCGATGAGCTGGCTGAGGTTATGGGGCGCTGGTTACATATTGAAGAGCCTACAGACTCAAATAAAGATACGGATACAGGCTCAGCTGAATAA
- a CDS encoding c-type cytochrome has translation MTLKQAIAPLFFGLLVSSAPVLATANVAQQYEDSCAACHATGALNAPKTGDSATWKKLTAQKGMPALVDSVKEGMSQMPAGGLCSSCSDADYKALIEYMSK, from the coding sequence ATGACACTGAAGCAAGCAATAGCACCGCTATTTTTCGGACTACTGGTCAGTAGTGCCCCTGTGCTAGCGACTGCAAATGTCGCGCAGCAATATGAAGACAGTTGTGCCGCTTGTCATGCTACAGGTGCCTTAAACGCCCCAAAAACAGGCGATAGCGCAACGTGGAAAAAATTAACCGCTCAAAAAGGCATGCCAGCATTGGTCGACTCTGTCAAAGAGGGTATGTCACAAATGCCAGCGGGTGGACTGTGCAGCAGCTGTAGTGATGCTGACTACAAAGCGTTAATCGAATATATGTCTAAGTAG
- a CDS encoding c-type cytochrome, with translation MKKLLVATSLCIASLSAHAVITVPKYDVEAGQKIVENNCAACHGATGVSVIPTQPNLAGQNIRYLFKQLRDFKTGYRVNGIMQGQIATLSEQDLANVAGYYSQQKPWGAFAGNPATTDAATKLFLGGDKTRGVISCAGCHDPKGAGNAYAAFPRIGGQHAEYIGLQLKMFRAAGREDDVGKDQMRVNDAQKAGDKGMMQIVASKLSDKDIKMLSQYVSALH, from the coding sequence ATGAAAAAATTGCTCGTTGCCACCAGCCTATGTATTGCCAGTCTCAGCGCCCATGCAGTTATTACTGTGCCAAAATATGATGTTGAGGCAGGACAAAAGATAGTTGAAAATAACTGTGCTGCCTGTCATGGCGCTACAGGGGTGAGTGTTATTCCAACACAGCCTAACCTAGCCGGTCAAAACATCCGTTATTTATTCAAACAGTTGAGAGACTTTAAAACAGGATATCGTGTCAACGGTATCATGCAAGGTCAGATTGCTACCTTATCAGAGCAAGACTTAGCGAACGTTGCTGGTTACTACTCTCAACAAAAGCCATGGGGCGCCTTCGCAGGTAACCCAGCGACCACAGACGCAGCGACCAAGCTATTCTTAGGTGGTGATAAAACACGTGGCGTTATCTCATGTGCAGGCTGTCATGATCCAAAAGGTGCTGGTAACGCCTATGCCGCGTTCCCTCGTATCGGTGGTCAACACGCTGAGTACATTGGCCTACAACTTAAGATGTTCCGTGCTGCTGGTCGTGAAGACGATGTTGGTAAAGACCAAATGCGTGTGAACGATGCTCAAAAAGCAGGCGATAAAGGCATGATGCAGATTGTTGCTTCAAAACTTTCTGATAAAGACATCAAAATGTTATCGCAGTACGTGAGTGCACTTCACTAA
- a CDS encoding RnfH family protein, translating to MSHLDSMQQASHSNSSQQQSSGETLPISLAYAPSANEQLYLEMQVAPGTQLYQALQQSGWLEQYPELQQWCAAQRDATEINNKQWFVGVFSQKKLLSYPLQAHDRIEVYRPLTIDPMRKRKRRANKQ from the coding sequence ATGAGTCATCTTGATAGTATGCAGCAAGCCAGTCATAGCAATAGCTCGCAGCAGCAAAGCAGTGGTGAAACGCTACCAATCAGCTTGGCCTACGCACCAAGTGCAAATGAGCAGCTTTATCTAGAGATGCAAGTTGCTCCAGGCACACAGTTGTATCAAGCACTGCAGCAGTCAGGCTGGCTTGAGCAATATCCTGAGCTGCAGCAGTGGTGTGCAGCGCAACGCGATGCCACAGAGATAAACAACAAGCAGTGGTTTGTGGGTGTGTTTTCACAAAAGAAGCTACTTAGCTATCCATTGCAAGCGCATGATAGAATTGAGGTATATAGACCGCTAACCATCGACCCGATGCGTAAGCGCAAGCGCAGAGCCAATAAGCAGTAA
- a CDS encoding outer membrane protein assembly factor BamE, with protein sequence MKPLKTLLYPIAITATLSLSACSIFGVYTIDLPQGTPITQQQAQQIQPGMNKNQVIYLIGSPAVRDTLAPNRWDYIYDYTPGTYGKREGKEIIHNASQHLIIYFDESDIVTRVEGVETLPVKNQ encoded by the coding sequence ATGAAACCATTAAAAACCTTACTTTACCCTATCGCCATAACAGCCACGCTGTCACTTTCTGCTTGTTCAATTTTTGGTGTTTATACCATTGATTTACCACAGGGCACGCCCATCACTCAGCAGCAAGCTCAGCAAATTCAGCCTGGAATGAATAAGAACCAAGTGATTTATTTAATTGGTAGCCCTGCGGTACGTGATACGCTTGCACCAAATCGCTGGGACTATATCTATGATTATACACCAGGAACTTATGGAAAGCGTGAAGGCAAAGAAATCATTCACAATGCCAGCCAGCACCTGATTATCTACTTTGACGAATCAGATATTGTGACACGCGTTGAAGGGGTTGAAACGCTTCCGGTTAAAAACCAGTAG
- the fur gene encoding ferric iron uptake transcriptional regulator — protein sequence MKITNQDLRKAGLKITLPRVKILELLENAEDHHMSAEEVYKALIEQGEDVGLATVYRVLTQFEQAGIVERHNFENNLSVFEITQEEHHDHMVCDICGKIIEFHNEIIEEQQEKVAKEYGFTLSGHSLVLYGLCDNEECHDAAK from the coding sequence ATGAAAATTACCAATCAAGATTTACGTAAAGCTGGATTAAAAATTACCTTACCGAGGGTAAAAATCCTTGAGCTTTTAGAAAATGCAGAAGATCATCACATGAGCGCCGAAGAAGTGTATAAAGCACTGATTGAGCAGGGTGAAGATGTGGGTTTGGCCACGGTTTATCGAGTACTAACTCAGTTTGAGCAAGCCGGCATTGTTGAACGTCACAACTTTGAGAATAATCTATCTGTGTTTGAGATTACCCAAGAAGAGCATCACGACCATATGGTTTGTGATATTTGCGGTAAAATCATTGAGTTTCATAACGAAATCATCGAAGAGCAACAAGAAAAAGTGGCCAAAGAATATGGCTTTACCTTGTCTGGACACTCTCTAGTGTTGTACGGTCTATGTGATAACGAAGAGTGTCATGATGCAGCCAAATAG
- a CDS encoding type IV pilus twitching motility protein PilT: MSTLITALPNINSTNEQIAPSESIDTTPFEHIHQLLQHMIEHKASDLHLSAGRPAMLRVDGDMLKVDMPALDAAQVDQFIDSSLNDSQRQQFAQSQNIDYAISLPSGERFRVNAFVQQRGSAAVFRYLASNLLQLEQLSVEHGTTLSKIAQLNQGLVLITGATGSGKSTTLAALIHHINQTRPAHILTLEDPIEFIHHCDKSLINQREISQHTPNFDSGLRAALREDPDVILIGELRDLASIRLALTAAETGHLVFATLHTRSAVKTIDRIIDVFPADEKPMIRAMLSESLQAVVSQSLIKRRLGGRVAAFEILLSTAATRNLIRQNKLAQLYSAIQTGSQLGMVTLDDSLKKLQQQNIISAATAQQYAKHSDGFA, from the coding sequence ATGTCAACCCTCATTACAGCTTTGCCCAATATCAACAGTACTAATGAACAGATAGCACCGTCAGAATCCATTGACACTACCCCGTTTGAACACATCCATCAGCTACTACAGCACATGATTGAGCATAAGGCTTCAGATCTACATTTATCAGCAGGCAGACCGGCGATGTTACGTGTTGACGGTGATATGCTCAAAGTAGATATGCCAGCGCTCGATGCCGCCCAAGTCGATCAGTTTATTGACAGCAGTTTAAATGACTCTCAACGCCAGCAATTTGCACAATCACAAAATATAGACTATGCCATCAGCCTGCCCAGTGGTGAGCGCTTTCGAGTCAATGCCTTTGTGCAGCAACGTGGCAGTGCCGCTGTATTTCGATATCTAGCGAGCAACTTATTACAGCTAGAGCAATTAAGCGTAGAACATGGCACTACCTTATCAAAGATAGCACAGCTTAACCAAGGTCTGGTGCTGATTACCGGTGCTACTGGCTCAGGGAAATCGACCACGCTTGCCGCTTTAATCCATCACATTAACCAAACTCGGCCAGCGCATATTTTAACCCTAGAAGATCCGATAGAGTTTATACATCACTGTGACAAAAGCCTGATTAATCAGCGTGAAATATCGCAGCACACGCCCAATTTTGATAGCGGCTTACGTGCTGCGCTGCGTGAGGATCCAGATGTTATTTTGATTGGTGAACTACGTGATTTGGCTAGCATCCGCTTAGCGCTCACCGCTGCTGAAACCGGACATTTGGTGTTTGCAACCTTGCATACCCGCTCAGCGGTGAAGACCATTGACCGTATCATAGACGTTTTCCCTGCTGATGAAAAACCCATGATTCGAGCCATGTTGTCTGAGTCATTACAAGCCGTGGTGTCACAAAGTTTAATTAAGCGCCGCTTAGGCGGTAGAGTGGCGGCCTTTGAGATACTGCTATCGACTGCTGCTACCCGCAACTTAATTCGTCAAAATAAGCTGGCGCAGCTGTATTCTGCTATCCAAACTGGCTCCCAATTAGGCATGGTCACTTTAGATGACAGTCTCAAAAAACTGCAGCAACAAAATATTATCAGTGCAGCGACTGCTCAGCAGTATGCAAAGCACAGTGATGGCTTTGCTTAG